The Larimichthys crocea isolate SSNF chromosome XII, L_crocea_2.0, whole genome shotgun sequence region agaggatggAGGTTCCCCCTCACATCTTCGCCCTGTCTGATAACGCCTACCAGTTCATGCTCACCGGTATGTTAGCAACCCTCAATCAATGCAAGTGAATCATTACAACGTTTTCTCACCATGTGTCGTCTTTTACGTCCTCAGATCGTGAGAATCAGTCTATACTCATCACGTAAGTTCAGCTCAGACTttatgcatatgtatatattaacagatgatggacaaataaaacaaatgtttttgtttttaagcgGAGAATCCGGTGCAGGCAAGACTGTCAACACCAAACGTGTCATTCAGTACTTCGCGACAATCGCGGTGTCTGCTgacaagaagaaggagatgaaCAGTAAAATGAAGGTGCGTTCAGGACGGACTTTGACAGACGTTCTTTCGGGGAGTGTCAGATTTACATGTTTGCTTTTCATCAGGGGACTCTGGAGGATCAAATCATCCAGGCCAACCCTCTGCTGGAAGCTTTCGGGAACGCCAAGACGATGAGGAACGACAACTCCTCTCGCTTTGTGAGTCAACCTGAGagactttgttttgatttcataaAGATTTCTaagatgttgtttgttttgttgaacagGGCAAATTTATTCGAATACACTTTGGCACGACTGGAAAACTGGCGTCTGCAGATATCGAAACATGTAAGTTTATACttatattttgcagcacagagtATCGACACATTATGTTGATGTCAAGTTAGTTtcaccttttctttgtttaaagaTCTGCTGGAGAAGTCAAGAGTGACATTTCAGCTGACGGCTGAGAGGAGTTATCATATTTTTTATCAGCTTACTTGCAACAAGAAGCCTGAACTCATTGGTAATCTGATTAAAGCTTGTTGTTACTTCATCATCTCTGAGTCAGACGTTCATACAAAGAGGTTTCAGCTTCATTTCTTCCCCTGCAGATCTGCTCCTCATCACCACCAACCCCTACGACTTCGCCTTCATCAGTCAGGGGGAAATCAGCGTCAAAAGCATAAATGACGCAGAGGAGTTAATGGCGACAGATGTGAGTTGACTCAAAGCGCACAAAGCTCgttctgtcctctctgctgctttagAGTTTTCCCCTTTATATGACACAGGAAGCCTTCGATATTCTGGGTTTCACCGCCGAAGAGAAAGTGTCCATCTACAAGCTGACTGGAGCTGTGATGCATTATGGGAACATGAAGTTCAAGCAGAAGCAGCGGGAGGAGCAGGCGGAGCCAGATGGCACCGAGGGTGAGGGTCATCCAtcaccagaaaacatttcctccataaaatatgatccagtttcaccaaaatcagggAAATAGTTGGTGGAGTGTGACTTAGTTACATAGTGGGAGAACAGACCTGATtacaggtcagtgtagcatcaacatgatgaagtttttatgttttattgcagAAGCTGATAAAGCAGCGTATCTGATGGGCCTGAACTCTGCAGATCTGCTGAAAGCTCTGTGTTATCCCAGAGTAAAGGTTGGAAATGAGTACGTCACCAAAGGACAAAATGTGCAGCAGGTAAGACGACGGCAAAACGTCACCAAAGGAGCCGCGGTAGTTATCGACTGTGCTGTTATCTTCACATACTTACAGTTCATACACTGTACGCGACACAGCTTTGCACATACACGGCTCTGCAGGCAAGTCGGCGACAATTAACACGCTAACGTCAGGTcatgctttcaaaataaagcctgCAGAGAAATATTATTACTTGTTTAAATGGTGGCAGTTTGGTTCAGTTTGGGCACAAAAACTACTTGGTCAGGTCTGTGTTTCGTTTTCATTCAATCAATCATTCCCATTGAAtccaaaaaatctaaaaatgtctccATCGACAAAGCGTTTTattctgtgttgttctgtgttgaatcaaactctgtttaaaaagctacaaatgtcaCGTTTGGTTTCGAACTAATGAGGAAATTGTGTTTAttacaatgaaaacaacttgtgattcttactttctttctaTTTCAAGATAGAGCATCGACtgagtaggaaaaaaaatgttcagttcaAATGTGAACTGGTCAAGAGGGTTAACGTAACACAACGAACCCCAAAGCAGCTCAACTTAAGAAGACGTCAACATCCTAACAGTCTTGGGTTCATCCAAACGGTCACATGACTTTATCAGCACATTacatataataaacacaaagctacatttctttctttacaggTGTACAACTCTATCGGTGCCCTCGCCAAATCCGTCTACGAGAAGATGTTTTTGTGGATGGTCGCGCGAATTAACCAGCAGCTGGACACGAAACAACCCAGGCAACATTTCATTGGCGTTCTTGACATCGCTGGTTTCGAGATCTTCGATGTTAGTGTTCAAAATCTTTgtattgtgattttattttcaccGAATGAATGTTTATTCAGATGTGAGCTAATGATTTGTCTTCAGTACAACAGCATGGAGCAACTCTGCATCAACTTCACCAACGAGAAGCTGCAACAGTTTTTCAACcaccacatgtttgtgttggagcAAGAGGAGTACAAGAAGGAGGGGATTGATTGGGAGTTCATCGACTTCGGCATGGACCTGGCAGCTTGCATTGAGCTCATTGAAAAggtgtgtgatttaaaatgttaaccaaaacagtgttttaacTATGTTATTAACAAGAACAATTTGCCTCCTAGCCAATGGGAATCTTCTCCATCCTCGAGGAAGAGTGCATGTTCCCAAAATCAACTGACACCTCTTTCAAGAACAAACTGTACGACCAACATCTCGGGAAGAACAACTGCTTCCTGAAGCCAAAAACAGTCAAAGGAAAACCCGAGGCTCACTTCACTCTGATGCACTACGCCGGCACCGTGGACTACAACATCAGCGGCTGGCTGGAGAAGAACAAAGACCCGCTGAGCGAGTCTGTGGTGCAACTTTACCAGAAGTCGTCGGTCAAAATACTGGCCATGCTGTATGCGAGGTTTTCTGGATCCGATGGTGAGTTCGGttgtttaaacatttctgaataTCAGCCATCCACCATCTAGTAGTTAACTCCATATCATCGTCTATCACCAAGCTGCTGGgcgtgtgtctgtttgtgaatgTAATCTCTGTGAAACAATCAAAGAATAACTTCTCCTTTATCGAGTCCagcgctcctcctcctcattcacCGTCTATGTCACTCAGCCACTGGATGCATaccatgaaataaacaaagccagaacacggCAGGTGGcgtatcagagtttagatagtCTCggtctcagagacatttcaggctgactgtggaggtttgaccagtCTCAGCGTCTGATTTAGCGGCCgtcgtgattttttttttatccagctCAGCTGCAACGTTTTTTTGGACACCCCTGCAACCAAAACAGACGActcccactgaaatgaatggaaaaacctgcgtttttGCCACAGCATCATGAAACCACATGGAGCTGAACATATGGAGAAATATTGTACATATAACATTTAAATTATCTTGAGACACGAGTgtcattgttggttttaaatgtgtcattaatgcAGAGGCCGCTGCAGGAGGGACGAAAAAAGGATCCAAGAAGAAGGGAGCGTCTTTCCAAACAGTGTCAGCGTTGTTCAGGGTAAGATGCTCACAGAAGCTGCACAAACCTTTTCTGAATTGGTATTTGCGTCAGAGTTACAACATAATTTTTCTTGCAGGAGAATCTTGGGAAGCTAATGACGAATCTGAGAACAACTCATCCTCACTTTGTTCGGTGCTTGATCCCAAATGAGACTAAAACACCAGGTAGAtttgtttaataattattacacacatatatatcatatctatatatatatatattattatatatatatatgtgtgtgtgtactacaaAACAGCACTCATACATCTAATTAACATCATAGGTGTTATGGAAAACCACCTGGTTATCCATCAGCTGCGCTGTAACGGCGTGCTGGAGGGCATCCGGATCTGTAGGAAAGGATTTCCAAGCAGAATCCTCTATGGAGACTTCAAGCAGAGGTGAATAAATCtacatatttgaatattttataatgtttgGTCCCATACTCAACATAATCTGTTATTACTTCTACAGATACAGGATTCTTAATCCCAGTGCTGTTCCAGAGGGGCAGTTCATGGACAACAAAAAAGCTGCCGAGAAGCTGCTGGGCTCGATCGACGTGGATCACACTCAGTACAAGTTTGGACACACTAAGGTTTTTATTTATGACTGCTTCAGTGGTATTCAGAGTTAATGAGCTGCATTGATAAATAATTAGCTCTCATCtaatttcaggtgttttttaaaGCCGGTCTGCTCGGAGCTCTGGAGGAAATGAGAGACGAGCGGTTAGCCCAAGTTGTGACGTCCACTCAGGCTCTGTGTCGCGCCTACCTCGTTCGACTGGAGTACCAGAAGATGGTGGCCAGAAAGTAAACACATTCACTGCTTTAAAGATGCAGCTTTACATGTCAAGTCTGATGCATCTGGACCAGATCTTTGATCCATCGAGAGGCTGACACTCATCCAAGTTTTTACTTTGACAGGGAGGCGATCTACACCATCCAGTATAACTTCCGCTCCTTCATGAATGTGAAACACTGGCCTTGGATGAAGCTCTATTTTAAGCTCAAACCTCTCCTGAAGAGCGCTGAAGCTGAGAAGGAAATGGCCCAAATGAAGGTGGATTTCACAAAGCTCAAAGAAGATTTGGCCAAATCAGAAAACCGGCGGTGGGAACTCGAAGAGAAAATGGTCTCCATTGTCCAAGAGAAGAATGATCTTGTCCTCCAAGTCCAGACAGTAAGTCataccaaacaaacaaattcgTAATTATTTCTGTTGGTTTATCTCTaatatttctgcacaaactcGACATCAGGAGGCAGACAACCTCCTGGATGCAGAGGAGAAATGTGAAGGCCTCATCAAAAGCAAGATCCAGCTGGAAGCCAAGCTGAAGGAGGTGTCAGAGAGGCTGGAAGATGAGGAGGACGTCAACGCTGAGCTGACCGCTAAGAAGAGGAAGTTCGAGGACGAGTGCTCCGAACTGAAGAGGGACATCGACGACCTGGAGCTCACCTTAGCCAAagtggagaaggagaaacacGCCGTCGAAAACAAGGTAAGAACATGCAGATTGATGTTATATCATAATGTTTAAGGAGGAGTTACCACATCGGTTCTTAATCATGACTTTAGGTGAAAAACCTGACGGAGGAAATCATGAGCCAAGATGAAAACATCACCAAACTGTCAAAGGAGAAGCGAGCGCTGCAGGAGGCTCATCAGCAAGCGCTGGACGATCTGcagtcagaggaggagaaaatcaACGTTCTGACCAAAGCCAAAGCCAAACTCGAGCAGCAGGTGGACGAGGTGAGTCCCTGTACATGCAAGGACAGGCTGAAAAGCTTTAACATACGATGTCGTTAAGATTTAATTTGCATGATTTTAGCTGGAAGGTTCACTGGAACACGAGAAGAAGGTCCGTATGGATCTGGAGAGAGCCAAGAGGAAGCTGGAGGGTGACCTGAAACTCGCTCACGAGTCCATCATGGATCTGGAGaacgagaagcagcagcttgATGAAAAGCTGAGAAAGTAAGTTGAAAGAGACAGACGTTTATCTTGTTATCATGGCTCCTGTCAGTTGGTGGGATATATTAGGGTGAAAGTTTTGTCCTCAGAGTTGATGTTAGAAGCATCAGGAGTTTGTGCAGTTTTCTGATAacagcttcacttcactttacAGGAAAGACTTTGAGTTTTCCGAACTGCAGACGAAGATAGAAGATGAACAAGCTCTTGGTGTTCAGCTCCAGAAGAAGATAAAAGAGCTCCAGGTGAAGAATTCAATCTGGTTTAAGGTGATAGACATCACAGAGCCGAACAACTTCAACTCTTCATCATTTCAATCTCTCATCATCAGGCCCGAAGCGAGGAGCTCGAGGAGGAAATCGAGACTGAGCGCTCGGCTCGAGCTAAAGTAGAGAAGCAGAGGTCCGACCTGTCcagggagctggaggagctcacggagaggctggaggagaccGGCGGAGCCACCGCCGCTCAGGCCGAGATGAACAAGAAGTGGGAAGCTGAGTTCCTCAAACTCCGCCGGGAGCTGGAGGAGTGCTCGCTGCAGCATGACGCCACGTCCGCCGCTCTGCGCAAGAAACACGCCGACAGTGTGGCTGAACTGGGAGAACAGCTGGATAACATCCAGAGGGTGAGGCAGAAACTGGAGAAGGACAAGAGCGAGCTACGCCTGGAGTTGGACGACTTGGCGAGCAACATGGAAACGATGGCCAAAGCAAAGGTTGGTGACCAGAGTCGTGATTTTTCTGTTCAGTTCAATGTAAAGACCTAACAAGGACGTCTTTTCTCTTTTCGAATGCCAAGATTAACCTAGAGAAAACGTGCCGTTCACTCGAAGATCAACTGAACGAGGTGAAAACCAAAGAGGAAGAGCATCAGAGGCAAATAAACGACCTTACAAGTCAGAGAGCTCGGCTGCAGACAGAAAACGGTGAGAAATATTCAATCATATCTGAGTAATCAAGCCTGCCGTCACGCACTCTCATGGACGAGGCAGctctaattttgttttttacgCTCATCGTGCAGCTGAAATGTCTCGCCAGCTTGAAGAAAAAGAGTCCTTCATGTCACAGCTAACTCGAGGAAAACAAGCTTTTATTCAGCAGATCGAGGAGCTGAAAAGACTTCACGAGGAGGAGGTTAaggtaaaagacaaaaaggacgAGCACGATGAACTCGTTATTGGTTTAAGATCTAACTGTTGTATAATAACATCAATCCTGGTTCTGTGATTTCTCTGAAGGCTAAAAACGCTCTGGCTCACGCTTTGCATTCAG contains the following coding sequences:
- the LOC104933994 gene encoding myosin-4, with the protein product MSTDGEMAIFGPAAQFLRKSEKERIEAQARPFDGKKACFVSDEKELYVKAEIQDKADGKATVRTVDDRTLTIREDQVFPMNPPKFDKIEDMVMMTHLHEPAVLFNLKERYAAWMIYTYSGLFCVTVNPYKWLPVYNPEVVRAYRGKKRMEVPPHIFALSDNAYQFMLTDRENQSILITGESGAGKTVNTKRVIQYFATIAVSADKKKEMNSKMKGTLEDQIIQANPLLEAFGNAKTMRNDNSSRFGKFIRIHFGTTGKLASADIETYLLEKSRVTFQLTAERSYHIFYQLTCNKKPELIDLLLITTNPYDFAFISQGEISVKSINDAEELMATDEAFDILGFTAEEKVSIYKLTGAVMHYGNMKFKQKQREEQAEPDGTEEADKAAYLMGLNSADLLKALCYPRVKVGNEYVTKGQNVQQVYNSIGALAKSVYEKMFLWMVARINQQLDTKQPRQHFIGVLDIAGFEIFDYNSMEQLCINFTNEKLQQFFNHHMFVLEQEEYKKEGIDWEFIDFGMDLAACIELIEKPMGIFSILEEECMFPKSTDTSFKNKLYDQHLGKNNCFLKPKTVKGKPEAHFTLMHYAGTVDYNISGWLEKNKDPLSESVVQLYQKSSVKILAMLYARFSGSDEAAAGGTKKGSKKKGASFQTVSALFRENLGKLMTNLRTTHPHFVRCLIPNETKTPGVMENHLVIHQLRCNGVLEGIRICRKGFPSRILYGDFKQRYRILNPSAVPEGQFMDNKKAAEKLLGSIDVDHTQYKFGHTKVFFKAGLLGALEEMRDERLAQVVTSTQALCRAYLVRLEYQKMVARKEAIYTIQYNFRSFMNVKHWPWMKLYFKLKPLLKSAEAEKEMAQMKVDFTKLKEDLAKSENRRWELEEKMVSIVQEKNDLVLQVQTEADNLLDAEEKCEGLIKSKIQLEAKLKEVSERLEDEEDVNAELTAKKRKFEDECSELKRDIDDLELTLAKVEKEKHAVENKVKNLTEEIMSQDENITKLSKEKRALQEAHQQALDDLQSEEEKINVLTKAKAKLEQQVDELEGSLEHEKKVRMDLERAKRKLEGDLKLAHESIMDLENEKQQLDEKLRKKDFEFSELQTKIEDEQALGVQLQKKIKELQARSEELEEEIETERSARAKVEKQRSDLSRELEELTERLEETGGATAAQAEMNKKWEAEFLKLRRELEECSLQHDATSAALRKKHADSVAELGEQLDNIQRVRQKLEKDKSELRLELDDLASNMETMAKAKINLEKTCRSLEDQLNEVKTKEEEHQRQINDLTSQRARLQTENAEMSRQLEEKESFMSQLTRGKQAFIQQIEELKRLHEEEVKAKNALAHALHSARHDCELLRDQYEEEQEAKADLHRCLSKANSEVAQWRTKYETDAIQRTEELEEAKKKLALRLQDSEEAVEAVNSKCSSLEKTKQRLQGEVEDLMMDVERSNAAAAALDKKQRNFDKVLAEWKQKHEEGQAELESAIKEVRCLGTENFKMKNAFEECLEQLETLKRENKNLQQEIIDLTEQLGEMGKNIHELEKSKKQAEQEKLEAQTALEEAEASMEYEESKILRVQLELNQLKSEVDKKIAEKDEEIDQLKRNSQRIIDTMQSNLDTEVRSRNDALRVKKKMEGDLNEMEIQLSHANRQAAESQKQLRNIQVQLKEVQIHLDDALRNNEDMKEQVSVTERRSNLMQAEMEEIRAALEQTERSRKLVEQELLDASERVQLLHSQNTSLLNSRKKLEADLSHIQGEMDDSVQAAKNAEEKAKKAITDAAMMAEELKKEQDTSAHLERMKKNLEVTVKDLQQRLDEAENLAMKGGKKQLQKLEGRVRELENELEAEQRHGSDTVKGARKLERRIKELTYQSEEDKKNMMRLQELVDKFQMKVKLYKRQAEEAEEQANAHLTKLRKVQHELEEAEEQADVAESQINKMKVKSRDMGKAKDE